In Chaetodon trifascialis isolate fChaTrf1 chromosome 2, fChaTrf1.hap1, whole genome shotgun sequence, one DNA window encodes the following:
- the soul5l gene encoding uncharacterized protein soul5l isoform X1 has product MTGSSLLSCPSAGAQPCASSAPPSRQLQADAGPPHCSPPAPVRVQQTAVSITLLLFLLFLLPALPWQVERTHAHGAGTMVLFPVLAMLALAVSAEGSVGPSTNSSFCTESKECLEYALVCKTDEYEVRHYSPTRWVSTDAEAYFMGVGAAMAFRRLFQYISGANEGGIQMEMTAPVLVKIPEETKLWEPAVYTLNFPLPAAYQDKPPAPTSDKLYFTEMPEMDVYVRSYGGWMLSVTSKLHAHLLTKELERVRASYNHSYHYGVGYDSPFKLLDRHNEVWYVAEGQVVCSDPREPTPAHTPRPTMTNPPTDSVSDPLPHTLSDSPSLTPSSLSSNTTYNASSSQTPSDTPTLPASNAPPSPSSNLPADAPFSNPPTSAQILLDPTTNSSDPASASPSLEPQSDAALWNSTAHGALDTQADSNPAVEPEDAH; this is encoded by the exons ATGACGGGCTCGTCGCTGCTGTCCTGTCCGTCCGCTGGTGCGCAGCCATGTGCCAGCTCAGCCCCTCCCTCCCGCCAGCTCCAGGCGGACGCTGGTCCTCCTCACTGCAGTCCACCGGCTCCCGTCAGAGTGCAGCAGACTGCAGTCTCCAtcacactcctcctcttcctcctcttcctcctccctgcgCTCCCCTGGCAGGTGGAAAGGACACACGCACACGGGGCCGGCACCAT GGTTCTCTTCCCAGTCTTGGCCATGTTGGCCCTGGCGGTCTCTGCTGAAGGAAGTGTTGG GCCGAGTACCAACAGCAGCTTTTGCACAGAGTCGAAGGAATGTCTGGAATATGCACTGGTCTGCAAAACAGATGAATACGAG gtgcGACACTACAGCCCCACCCGCTGGGTGTCGACGGATGCCGAAGCCTATTTCATGGGTGTGGGTGCAGCCATGGCCTTCAGGAGACTTTTCCAGTACATCTCTGGAGCTAATGAAGGAG gtATCCAGATGGAGATGACCGCCCCCGTCCTGGTCAAGATCCCAGAGGAGACCAAGTTGTGGGAGCCGGCTGTCTACACGCTCAACTTCCCGCTGCCGGCGGCCTATCAGGACAAGCCGCCCGCGCCCACCAGTGACAAG CTGTATTTCACTGAGATGCCAGAGATGGACGTCTATGTGAGGAGTTATGGAGGCTGGATGCTGTCTGTCACCTCCAAGCTTCACGCTCACCTGCTGACTAAAGAACTGGAGAGAGTTCGAGCTTCCTACAACCACAGCTACCACTATGGAGTCGGCTATGACAG tcccTTTAAGCTGTTGGACAGGCACAATGAGGTGTGGTATGTGGCCGAGGGGCAGGTAGTTTGCTCAGATCCTCGGGAACCGACCCCTGCACACACTCCCAGGCCGACCATGACCAACCCCCCCACAGACTCTGTGTCTGaccctctcccacacacactctctgactCCCCCTCACTCACTCCCTCCAGCCTTTCCTCAAACACAACATACAACGCCTCCTCCTCACAAACGCCCTCCGACACACCCACTCTCCCTGCGTCCAATGCTCCACCCAGCCCTTCGTCCAACCTGCCCGCTGATGCCCCGTTCAGCAACCCCCCCACCTCCGCCCAGATCCTGCTGGACCCAACAACCAACTCCTCCGATCCGGCCTCTGCGAGTCCGTCCCTGGAGCCCCAGTCTGACGCTGCCCTGTGGAACAGCACAGCCCACGGCGCTCTGGATACACAAGCCGACAGCAACCCTGCGGTCGAGCCAGAAGACGCTCATTAG
- the soul5l gene encoding uncharacterized protein soul5l isoform X2 produces MHRVLFPVLAMLALAVSAEGSVGPSTNSSFCTESKECLEYALVCKTDEYEVRHYSPTRWVSTDAEAYFMGVGAAMAFRRLFQYISGANEGGIQMEMTAPVLVKIPEETKLWEPAVYTLNFPLPAAYQDKPPAPTSDKLYFTEMPEMDVYVRSYGGWMLSVTSKLHAHLLTKELERVRASYNHSYHYGVGYDSPFKLLDRHNEVWYVAEGQVVCSDPREPTPAHTPRPTMTNPPTDSVSDPLPHTLSDSPSLTPSSLSSNTTYNASSSQTPSDTPTLPASNAPPSPSSNLPADAPFSNPPTSAQILLDPTTNSSDPASASPSLEPQSDAALWNSTAHGALDTQADSNPAVEPEDAH; encoded by the exons ATGCACAG GGTTCTCTTCCCAGTCTTGGCCATGTTGGCCCTGGCGGTCTCTGCTGAAGGAAGTGTTGG GCCGAGTACCAACAGCAGCTTTTGCACAGAGTCGAAGGAATGTCTGGAATATGCACTGGTCTGCAAAACAGATGAATACGAG gtgcGACACTACAGCCCCACCCGCTGGGTGTCGACGGATGCCGAAGCCTATTTCATGGGTGTGGGTGCAGCCATGGCCTTCAGGAGACTTTTCCAGTACATCTCTGGAGCTAATGAAGGAG gtATCCAGATGGAGATGACCGCCCCCGTCCTGGTCAAGATCCCAGAGGAGACCAAGTTGTGGGAGCCGGCTGTCTACACGCTCAACTTCCCGCTGCCGGCGGCCTATCAGGACAAGCCGCCCGCGCCCACCAGTGACAAG CTGTATTTCACTGAGATGCCAGAGATGGACGTCTATGTGAGGAGTTATGGAGGCTGGATGCTGTCTGTCACCTCCAAGCTTCACGCTCACCTGCTGACTAAAGAACTGGAGAGAGTTCGAGCTTCCTACAACCACAGCTACCACTATGGAGTCGGCTATGACAG tcccTTTAAGCTGTTGGACAGGCACAATGAGGTGTGGTATGTGGCCGAGGGGCAGGTAGTTTGCTCAGATCCTCGGGAACCGACCCCTGCACACACTCCCAGGCCGACCATGACCAACCCCCCCACAGACTCTGTGTCTGaccctctcccacacacactctctgactCCCCCTCACTCACTCCCTCCAGCCTTTCCTCAAACACAACATACAACGCCTCCTCCTCACAAACGCCCTCCGACACACCCACTCTCCCTGCGTCCAATGCTCCACCCAGCCCTTCGTCCAACCTGCCCGCTGATGCCCCGTTCAGCAACCCCCCCACCTCCGCCCAGATCCTGCTGGACCCAACAACCAACTCCTCCGATCCGGCCTCTGCGAGTCCGTCCCTGGAGCCCCAGTCTGACGCTGCCCTGTGGAACAGCACAGCCCACGGCGCTCTGGATACACAAGCCGACAGCAACCCTGCGGTCGAGCCAGAAGACGCTCATTAG